From a single Pseudomonas triticicola genomic region:
- a CDS encoding CopD family protein, whose translation MTPFSLVYPLHVLAALVWVGGMFFAWMVLRPAAVKALDGPARLTLWVEVFQGFFRWVWVAVILLPISGVGMLHLQQVGFETAPKYVQVMIGLYVVMTALFIRIQGLMLPELRKAVEAKDWPAGAAVLGRIRRVVGLNLLVGLVLVAVAAARPML comes from the coding sequence ATGACACCTTTTAGCCTCGTTTACCCCCTGCATGTCCTTGCCGCTTTGGTGTGGGTTGGCGGCATGTTTTTCGCCTGGATGGTCTTGCGCCCTGCGGCTGTGAAGGCTCTGGACGGCCCCGCTCGCCTGACCCTGTGGGTGGAAGTGTTTCAAGGTTTTTTCCGTTGGGTCTGGGTCGCCGTGATCCTGTTGCCGATCAGCGGCGTGGGCATGTTGCATCTACAGCAGGTCGGCTTCGAGACCGCGCCGAAGTATGTGCAGGTGATGATCGGTTTGTATGTGGTGATGACGGCGCTGTTCATCCGCATTCAGGGGCTGATGCTGCCGGAGTTGCGCAAGGCGGTTGAGGCGAAGGATTGGCCGGCGGGTGCGGCGGTGCTGGGGCGGATTCGCCGGGTGGTGGGGCTTAATCTGCTGGTCGGGTTGGTGCTGGTGGCTGTGGCTGCGGCAAGACCGATGCTCTGA
- a CDS encoding collagen-like triple helix repeat-containing protein — translation MRKLCLLAAFISPLACAQVVNVQSNSLMRLPNTTSTLQLEKLEVADYGTLLIPSNVTELNIDELRLGHEARIAIVPAEQALEVKVKRAELSEGSQITARGAPGTYEKAARAGRNLNLQFQALSAPQLTVDARGGRGAPGFVGLDGGNGEDPGCTYGSAGHGADGSDGSDGQPGAPGALVRLAVPRDFPAELIKVNVAGGAGGPAGVGGKAGKGGKSKGCLVYRADGGKNGKAGADGQPGPEGAAGSVTVQRL, via the coding sequence ATGCGTAAACTCTGCCTGCTCGCTGCATTCATCAGTCCACTGGCCTGCGCCCAAGTGGTCAACGTGCAAAGCAATTCTTTGATGCGCTTGCCCAACACCACCAGCACGCTGCAACTGGAGAAACTGGAAGTCGCCGATTACGGCACCTTGCTGATCCCGTCCAACGTGACTGAATTGAACATTGATGAACTGCGCCTGGGCCACGAAGCACGTATTGCTATCGTTCCGGCTGAACAAGCGCTGGAAGTGAAGGTCAAGCGCGCTGAGTTGAGCGAGGGCAGCCAGATCACCGCGCGCGGCGCCCCCGGCACTTATGAAAAAGCGGCCCGGGCCGGGCGCAATCTGAATCTGCAATTCCAGGCCCTGAGCGCGCCGCAACTGACGGTCGATGCCCGTGGCGGCAGGGGCGCGCCGGGGTTCGTCGGCCTCGATGGCGGCAACGGTGAAGATCCGGGCTGCACCTATGGCTCGGCCGGCCACGGTGCCGATGGCAGTGACGGCAGCGATGGTCAGCCAGGCGCGCCGGGTGCGCTGGTGCGACTCGCCGTACCACGGGATTTCCCTGCAGAGCTGATCAAGGTCAACGTGGCTGGCGGCGCCGGCGGCCCGGCGGGTGTCGGTGGTAAAGCAGGGAAGGGCGGCAAATCCAAGGGCTGCCTGGTGTACCGCGCAGATGGCGGCAAGAACGGCAAGGCCGGCGCGGATGGCCAGCCTGGGCCGGAGGGAGCGGCGGGTTCGGTTACCGTGCAACGTCTCTAA
- a CDS encoding DUF1145 domain-containing protein translates to MKVFWGLGRLLTLLFCCVVLANQLVPFVHPLHLLVNLAGALLLLIHLLEVLLCNRSLKGRPHPWRDRGRILLFGVFHLQTIPAPAAPEASSHA, encoded by the coding sequence ATGAAGGTGTTCTGGGGGCTGGGGCGTTTGCTGACCCTGCTGTTCTGCTGCGTGGTACTGGCCAATCAACTGGTGCCGTTTGTCCATCCGCTGCATCTGCTGGTCAATCTGGCCGGCGCTCTGTTGTTGCTGATTCATCTCCTCGAAGTGCTGCTGTGCAACCGCAGCCTCAAGGGTCGTCCGCACCCTTGGCGTGATCGTGGCCGCATCCTGTTGTTCGGTGTTTTCCACCTGCAAACCATCCCGGCCCCGGCCGCTCCGGAGGCTTCTTCCCATGCGTAA
- a CDS encoding OmpA family protein, translating to MRVFSRSVLPVLLLGSLLTGCATHSDGTAPLNQRTWPICSLLGGLVGGGLGAIESAGWAGGGAALGIVTGGLICYAQDGDEDSDGVFDRRDRCPDTPENTEVDHRGCPLPQYPAAVKPVEPAPQTEVITLSDAGNVLFDFDKSDLTPAAKAQLDTLMDKLRNADVVSIKVIGHTDSKGSDAYNQALSERRASSVAAYLLSQGLAPNKLTSEGRGESEPVADNATDEGRAENRRVELHINR from the coding sequence ATGCGTGTTTTCTCAAGGTCCGTCTTGCCGGTGCTGCTGCTTGGCAGCTTGCTCACCGGTTGTGCCACTCACAGCGATGGCACCGCCCCCCTCAATCAACGTACGTGGCCGATCTGCAGCCTGCTTGGCGGCTTGGTCGGCGGCGGTCTTGGCGCCATTGAAAGCGCTGGCTGGGCCGGTGGCGGCGCGGCATTGGGTATCGTCACCGGTGGGCTGATCTGTTACGCCCAGGATGGCGACGAGGACAGCGACGGCGTCTTTGACCGCCGCGACCGCTGCCCGGACACACCGGAAAATACCGAAGTCGATCACCGTGGCTGCCCGCTGCCGCAATATCCGGCGGCAGTCAAACCGGTCGAACCGGCGCCGCAAACCGAAGTGATCACCTTGAGCGATGCCGGCAACGTGCTGTTCGATTTCGACAAGTCCGATCTGACCCCGGCGGCCAAAGCCCAGCTCGACACCTTGATGGACAAACTGCGTAATGCCGATGTGGTCAGCATCAAGGTCATCGGCCATACCGACAGCAAAGGCTCGGACGCCTATAACCAGGCTTTGTCCGAGCGGCGCGCGAGCAGTGTCGCCGCGTACCTGCTGAGTCAAGGCCTGGCGCCGAACAAACTCACCAGCGAAGGCCGAGGCGAGAGTGAGCCGGTCGCCGATAACGCCACCGATGAAGGCCGCGCGGAAAATCGCCGGGTCGAGCTGCACATCAATCGATAG
- a CDS encoding OmpA family protein: protein MSIVRTALPLVLLTSVLTGCAGLQKTDWPTCAAVGGVVGAGLGATESASWAGYGALLVGGTAAAYCWVHGDGDEDGDGVPDSRDKCPGTPKGVQVDADGCPPPTPAPVVEEAVVVKEETIVIRDVHFEFDKATLTGPDKQVLDKVADRLKQESSTAQLTVTGHTDSVGSDAYNKKLSDRRAHSVVEYLIQQGVPRASFVSVSGLGESQPVADNKSADGRAQNRRTEIKIVR, encoded by the coding sequence ATGAGCATAGTTCGGACAGCATTACCCTTGGTTCTGCTAACCAGTGTGTTGACTGGTTGTGCAGGTTTGCAGAAAACCGACTGGCCGACCTGTGCGGCGGTCGGCGGTGTGGTCGGTGCCGGTCTCGGCGCGACGGAAAGCGCTTCGTGGGCCGGCTACGGTGCGCTGCTCGTTGGCGGCACGGCAGCGGCCTATTGCTGGGTGCATGGTGATGGCGATGAAGACGGCGATGGCGTGCCGGACAGTCGCGACAAGTGCCCGGGCACACCAAAAGGCGTGCAGGTCGACGCTGACGGTTGCCCGCCACCGACGCCTGCGCCAGTGGTCGAAGAAGCGGTTGTGGTCAAGGAAGAAACTATCGTCATTCGTGATGTGCATTTCGAATTCGACAAAGCCACGCTGACCGGCCCTGACAAGCAAGTGCTGGACAAGGTCGCCGATCGCCTGAAACAGGAATCCTCTACCGCGCAACTGACCGTGACCGGTCACACCGACAGTGTCGGCAGCGATGCCTACAACAAGAAACTGTCGGATCGTCGTGCGCACTCGGTGGTTGAATACCTGATCCAGCAGGGCGTGCCACGTGCCAGCTTCGTTTCGGTGTCGGGCCTTGGTGAAAGCCAGCCTGTGGCTGACAACAAGTCGGCCGATGGTCGCGCGCAGAACCGTCGTACCGAAATCAAAATCGTCCGCTAG
- a CDS encoding DUF6231 family protein, whose product MNAAISSRTPQQALAALLDRYAPARLLLIGASEFPALSAFKDAHPDTVVAHAAPGALPAELAAQRFDLALVVDCLEHLPKRDGLNLLGGIRNLNASRIAVLADLAASGWQETDFYSLALQASERFQRDEQVLTLFTYDLLDYKQVPDWLNSRFWANPENFGKYWW is encoded by the coding sequence ATGAACGCCGCCATTTCTTCGCGCACGCCACAACAGGCGTTGGCCGCTTTGCTGGATCGCTACGCCCCGGCCCGACTGCTGCTGATCGGCGCCAGCGAATTTCCCGCCTTGAGCGCTTTCAAGGACGCGCATCCAGACACCGTGGTCGCCCATGCCGCACCCGGCGCACTGCCGGCTGAGCTGGCCGCGCAACGCTTCGATCTGGCTCTGGTAGTCGATTGCCTGGAACATTTGCCCAAGCGCGACGGCCTGAATCTGTTGGGCGGCATCCGCAATCTCAACGCCAGTCGCATCGCGGTGCTGGCGGATCTGGCGGCCAGTGGCTGGCAGGAAACCGATTTCTATTCGCTGGCCCTGCAGGCCAGCGAGCGTTTCCAGCGCGACGAGCAGGTGCTGACCCTGTTCACCTACGATCTGCTTGACTACAAACAAGTCCCGGACTGGCTCAATTCACGCTTCTGGGCCAATCCGGAAAACTTCGGGAAATACTGGTGGTAA
- a CDS encoding YchJ family protein, whose protein sequence is MSTAICPCGSGNLLDACCGPYHDGHPAPCAEALMRSRYSAYVLGLVDYLVGTTLPAQQAGLNRQSISDWSAQSTWLGLEVESSEVFGGQPEHAFVTFTARWHDSQGEHSHRERSSFVQNGGRWYFIDPTVQMKLGRNDGCPCGSGQKFKKCCSGYFGA, encoded by the coding sequence ATGAGTACAGCCATTTGCCCATGCGGCAGCGGCAATCTGCTGGACGCCTGCTGCGGCCCTTATCACGACGGCCACCCGGCGCCTTGCGCCGAAGCCTTGATGCGTTCGCGCTACAGCGCTTATGTGCTGGGGCTGGTCGACTATCTGGTAGGGACTACCCTGCCCGCGCAGCAGGCGGGACTGAACCGACAATCGATCAGCGACTGGAGTGCCCAAAGCACCTGGCTCGGCCTGGAGGTTGAAAGCTCGGAAGTCTTTGGCGGTCAGCCGGAACACGCCTTTGTCACCTTCACCGCGCGCTGGCATGACAGCCAGGGCGAGCACAGCCATCGCGAGCGCTCATCCTTTGTCCAGAATGGTGGGCGCTGGTACTTCATCGATCCGACGGTGCAGATGAAGCTGGGGCGCAATGACGGCTGCCCGTGTGGCAGCGGGCAGAAGTTCAAGAAGTGTTGTTCGGGTTATTTCGGCGCTTGA
- a CDS encoding LEA type 2 family protein, whose protein sequence is MLGRRRTLHFLLLMLIVNLGGCASWFSDESVEPAVHLVKVEVVRAKLLEQKFILHFRVDNPNDSDLTVRGLEYRIHLADMLLTEGEHEHWFTVGPKRSAYFKVPIRTNLWPKVKQVVKLLKNPNQQIPYRLQGEMETGLFIAHYVHLERNGVIIPADLTPE, encoded by the coding sequence ATGCTCGGTCGTCGGCGCACATTACATTTTCTGCTGTTGATGCTGATCGTAAACCTCGGCGGCTGTGCCTCGTGGTTCAGCGACGAAAGCGTCGAGCCCGCCGTGCATCTGGTGAAAGTCGAGGTGGTGCGGGCCAAACTGCTCGAGCAAAAATTCATCCTGCACTTTCGCGTCGACAATCCCAACGACAGCGACCTGACCGTGCGCGGCCTCGAATACCGGATTCACCTGGCCGACATGCTGCTCACCGAAGGCGAGCATGAGCACTGGTTTACCGTGGGGCCCAAGCGCAGCGCTTACTTCAAAGTGCCGATCCGCACCAACCTGTGGCCGAAGGTGAAACAGGTGGTGAAACTGCTGAAAAATCCGAACCAGCAGATTCCCTATCGATTGCAGGGGGAAATGGAAACCGGTTTATTCATCGCCCACTACGTGCACCTTGAGCGCAATGGCGTGATAATCCCCGCCGATCTAACTCCGGAGTGA
- a CDS encoding SEC-C metal-binding domain-containing protein encodes MTQQPHVHGPDCNHDHDHHHDHDHGHVHGPNCGHAHQEPVRNALKDVGRNDPCPCGNGKKFKKCHGA; translated from the coding sequence ATGACCCAGCAACCCCATGTCCATGGCCCTGACTGCAACCACGATCATGACCACCATCACGATCACGACCATGGCCATGTCCACGGCCCGAACTGCGGCCACGCCCACCAGGAACCGGTGCGCAACGCCCTGAAAGACGTCGGCCGCAACGACCCTTGCCCATGCGGCAACGGCAAGAAATTCAAGAAGTGCCACGGCGCTTGA
- a CDS encoding cysteine hydrolase family protein, giving the protein MELQSNAALIIIDQQKGILHPRLGRRNNPQAEERMLELLALWRLRGRPVIHVQHLSRSPDSVFWPEQDGVEFQPRFMPQDGEWLIQKQVPDAFCASGLEAQLREAGIGQLIIVGVATNNSVESTARTAGNLGFDTWVVEDACFTFDKADYFGTPRTAEEVHGMSLGNLHGEYATVVSSVQVLAAG; this is encoded by the coding sequence ATGGAGCTTCAGAGCAACGCTGCGCTGATCATCATCGACCAGCAGAAAGGCATTCTGCATCCGCGTCTGGGGCGGCGGAATAATCCTCAGGCCGAGGAAAGAATGCTTGAGTTATTGGCGCTGTGGCGCCTGCGCGGGCGCCCGGTGATTCACGTGCAGCATTTGTCGCGCTCGCCTGATTCGGTGTTCTGGCCCGAGCAGGACGGGGTGGAGTTCCAGCCGCGCTTTATGCCGCAGGACGGTGAATGGCTGATCCAGAAACAGGTGCCGGATGCGTTTTGTGCCAGTGGGCTGGAGGCGCAGTTGCGTGAGGCTGGGATCGGGCAATTGATCATCGTTGGCGTGGCGACCAATAACTCGGTTGAGTCGACGGCGCGCACTGCGGGCAATCTGGGGTTCGACACATGGGTGGTAGAGGATGCGTGTTTTACCTTCGACAAGGCCGATTATTTCGGCACACCGCGTACCGCTGAAGAGGTGCACGGGATGTCGCTGGGCAATCTGCATGGGGAGTATGCGACGGTGGTCAGTAGTGTGCAGGTTTTGGCGGCAGGCTGA
- a CDS encoding penicillin acylase family protein → MASPALTHFLPRFGVAAAVAGVLGLSGCQTWNAQDSLPPTSGVQPLKGLAQNVSVRRNAMGMPLIESNSFHDALFSLGYVHASDRINQMVTLRLLAQGRLAEMSGASMLDADRYMRAVNLKKSAGELYKASSPRLKRFFEVYARGVNAYLFRYADKLPGDLAASGYKPEYWKPEDSALIFALLNFSQSANLPEEIQSLVLAQTVTTDKLAWLSPSAPDENLPVTEADKLQGLKLNGQIPGLTELSSASQQLSALNLLATPTANNWAIAPQRSRSGKSLLASDAHGPLAAPSLWSFVQIRAPKYQAAGVTVAGLPMVLGGFNGKVAWSMTSVLGDNQDLFLEKIRRQGSSLTYEVNGKWQPLGVRNETYFVKGQRPIREAVYETRHGALLNSAQAAAQGSGFGLALQTPSFTDDKTLDAFFDLSRAQNVEHASDASREIRAITLNLVFADASNIGWQVTGRFPNRREGEGVLPSPGWDGRYDWDGYADPMLHPYDQDPAQGWLGTANQRVIPDGYGMQLSKSWAAPERGERLAEMAGSGKHDSRSVIAMQYDQTTTFAAKLKKVFEAPSMKQPLKQAIDALPEAERSKAREAFTRLMAFDGKLSPTSADAAIYELFLQESMKQIFLDELGPESSPAWKAFVANGDLSYAAQADHLLGREDSPFWDDLRTPQKEDKAVILARSLAAAITAGDSQLGGDHRAWQWGKLHSYAWKNSNGQTVRGPLAAGGDHTTLNSSAFAWGQDFVTTRAPSMRFIVDFGQSEPLMAQNGTGQSGNPLSPNYLNGIDAWLKGQYIGLPMQPQNFDRVYGKTRLTLTPGK, encoded by the coding sequence ATGGCCTCGCCAGCCCTTACACATTTTCTTCCCCGGTTCGGCGTTGCCGCAGCAGTGGCCGGTGTTCTCGGCCTGTCCGGCTGCCAGACCTGGAACGCCCAGGACAGCCTGCCGCCGACCTCCGGCGTGCAACCGCTCAAGGGCCTGGCGCAGAACGTTTCGGTGCGGCGCAATGCGATGGGCATGCCGCTGATCGAGAGCAACAGCTTCCATGACGCGCTGTTCAGCCTCGGTTACGTCCACGCCAGCGACCGCATCAATCAGATGGTCACCCTGCGCCTGTTGGCTCAGGGCCGGTTGGCGGAAATGTCCGGCGCGTCGATGCTCGATGCCGACCGCTACATGCGCGCGGTCAATCTGAAGAAGAGCGCCGGCGAGCTGTACAAGGCCTCGTCGCCACGACTCAAACGCTTCTTCGAGGTGTACGCACGGGGCGTCAACGCCTACCTGTTCCGCTACGCCGACAAGTTGCCGGGCGACCTCGCCGCCAGCGGTTACAAGCCGGAATACTGGAAACCGGAAGATTCGGCGTTGATTTTCGCCCTGCTGAATTTCAGCCAGTCGGCCAACCTGCCGGAGGAAATCCAGTCGCTGGTGCTCGCGCAAACCGTCACCACTGACAAACTCGCCTGGCTGAGCCCGTCAGCACCCGATGAAAACCTGCCAGTGACTGAAGCCGACAAACTGCAAGGCCTCAAGCTCAACGGGCAGATTCCGGGGCTGACGGAACTGAGCAGCGCCAGCCAGCAACTGTCGGCGCTGAACCTGCTCGCCACGCCGACTGCGAACAATTGGGCGATCGCCCCGCAACGCAGCCGCAGCGGCAAGAGCCTGCTGGCCAGCGATGCGCACGGGCCGCTGGCCGCACCGTCGCTGTGGAGTTTCGTGCAGATCCGCGCGCCGAAATATCAGGCCGCCGGCGTCACGGTTGCCGGTCTGCCGATGGTGCTCGGTGGTTTCAACGGCAAAGTGGCGTGGAGCATGACCAGCGTGCTCGGCGATAACCAGGATCTGTTCCTCGAGAAAATTCGCCGTCAGGGCAGCAGCCTCACTTATGAAGTCAACGGCAAATGGCAGCCGCTGGGCGTGCGCAACGAAACCTACTTCGTCAAAGGCCAGCGACCGATTCGCGAAGCCGTTTACGAAACCCGCCACGGCGCGTTGCTCAACAGTGCCCAGGCAGCGGCGCAGGGCAGCGGTTTCGGCCTCGCTTTGCAGACGCCAAGCTTCACTGACGACAAAACCCTGGATGCCTTCTTCGATCTGAGCCGCGCGCAGAACGTCGAGCACGCCTCGGACGCCAGCCGCGAAATCCGCGCCATTACTCTGAATCTGGTCTTTGCCGATGCAAGCAATATCGGCTGGCAAGTCACCGGGCGCTTCCCCAACCGTCGCGAAGGCGAAGGCGTGCTGCCCTCGCCGGGCTGGGACGGTCGCTACGACTGGGACGGTTACGCCGACCCGATGCTGCACCCCTACGATCAGGACCCGGCACAAGGCTGGCTCGGCACCGCCAACCAGCGGGTGATTCCCGACGGCTACGGCATGCAGTTGTCGAAATCCTGGGCGGCACCGGAGCGTGGCGAACGTCTGGCGGAAATGGCTGGCAGCGGCAAGCACGACAGCCGCAGCGTGATCGCCATGCAGTACGACCAGACCACCACCTTCGCCGCCAAGCTGAAAAAAGTCTTCGAAGCGCCAAGCATGAAGCAACCGCTGAAACAGGCGATCGACGCCCTGCCGGAAGCCGAACGCAGCAAGGCGCGCGAAGCCTTCACCCGTTTGATGGCGTTCGACGGCAAGCTCAGCCCGACCTCGGCGGATGCGGCGATCTACGAACTGTTTCTGCAGGAAAGCATGAAGCAGATCTTCCTCGATGAACTGGGTCCTGAATCGAGCCCGGCGTGGAAGGCGTTTGTCGCCAATGGCGATCTGTCCTATGCGGCGCAGGCCGATCATCTCTTGGGGCGTGAGGACAGTCCGTTCTGGGATGACCTGCGCACGCCGCAGAAGGAAGACAAAGCGGTGATTCTCGCCCGTAGCCTCGCTGCGGCGATTACTGCCGGTGACAGCCAGTTGGGCGGCGATCATCGCGCCTGGCAGTGGGGCAAATTGCACAGCTATGCGTGGAAAAACAGCAACGGCCAGACTGTGCGCGGACCACTGGCAGCCGGTGGCGATCACACCACGCTGAACAGCTCGGCGTTTGCCTGGGGCCAGGACTTCGTCACCACGCGCGCGCCGTCGATGCGTTTTATCGTCGACTTCGGCCAGAGCGAGCCACTGATGGCGCAGAACGGTACGGGGCAGTCGGGCAATCCACTGAGTCCGAACTACCTGAACGGGATCGATGCATGGCTGAAAGGTCAGTACATCGGCTTGCCGATGCAGCCGCAGAACTTTGATCGGGTGTATGGCAAGACCCGCTTGACCCTCACCCCCGGGAAATAG
- a CDS encoding ligase-associated DNA damage response exonuclease → MDLVIARPEGLYCPAGDFYIDPWRPVERSVITHAHGDHARTGNQHYLSSSASAGILRARLGQDIQLQTLDYGQRLTHHGVTLSFHPAGHVLGSAQVRLEYGGEVWVASGDYKVEPDGTCTPFEPVRCHTFITESTFGLPIYRWQPQAQIFAEINQWWAANIAAGKASVLFCYSFGKAQRILHGIDETLGPILSHGAVEPLNRVYRDAGVYLPPTIYAGDVKKSDPIMRQALVIAPPSAGGSTWMRRFGEFSDAFASGWMRLRGTRRRRGVDRGFVLSDHADWPGLLWAINQTGAERVMVTHGSIGVLVRHLREQGLDAQGFTTEYGDDEDDNIATEPTVAETSP, encoded by the coding sequence ATGGATCTTGTTATTGCCCGACCTGAAGGTCTCTACTGCCCCGCCGGGGATTTCTATATCGATCCGTGGCGGCCGGTCGAGCGTTCGGTGATCACCCATGCCCATGGCGATCACGCGCGCACCGGTAATCAGCACTACCTGTCGAGCAGCGCCAGCGCCGGGATTCTGCGCGCGCGTCTGGGTCAGGACATCCAGTTGCAAACCCTCGATTACGGCCAGCGCCTGACCCACCACGGCGTGACCCTGAGCTTTCACCCCGCCGGGCATGTCCTCGGTTCGGCGCAGGTGCGGCTGGAATACGGCGGCGAAGTCTGGGTCGCATCGGGCGATTACAAGGTCGAGCCGGATGGCACTTGCACCCCATTCGAACCGGTGCGCTGCCACACCTTCATCACCGAATCGACCTTCGGCCTGCCGATCTATCGCTGGCAGCCGCAGGCGCAGATCTTCGCCGAGATCAATCAGTGGTGGGCGGCCAATATTGCCGCCGGTAAGGCCAGCGTGTTGTTCTGCTATTCCTTCGGCAAGGCGCAGCGGATTCTCCACGGCATCGACGAAACCCTCGGGCCGATCCTCAGCCACGGCGCGGTCGAACCGTTGAACCGCGTCTACCGCGATGCCGGCGTGTACCTGCCGCCGACGATCTATGCGGGCGACGTAAAAAAAAGCGACCCGATCATGCGCCAGGCGCTGGTCATTGCTCCGCCGTCAGCAGGCGGCAGTACCTGGATGCGGCGTTTCGGCGAGTTCAGCGATGCCTTTGCCAGCGGCTGGATGCGCCTGCGCGGAACCCGGCGGCGGCGCGGCGTCGATCGCGGTTTCGTCCTTTCCGATCACGCCGATTGGCCCGGCCTGCTGTGGGCGATCAACCAGACCGGCGCGGAACGGGTGATGGTCACCCACGGCTCGATCGGCGTGCTCGTGCGCCATCTGCGCGAACAGGGCCTCGATGCACAAGGCTTCACCACCGAATACGGCGATGACGAAGACGACAACATCGCCACCGAACCCACCGTTGCCGAGACATCGCCATGA
- a CDS encoding ATP-dependent DNA ligase — translation MKAFAELYAELDATTSSNAKLAAMQAYFAQAAPEDAAWAVYFLSGGRPRQLVPVRILRELAVEVSGLEPWLFEESYQAVGDLAETISLVLPENSHSSEAGLAEWIEDKLLPLRGETPEYLARQLPMLWAQLDRPSLMLCIKLITGSFRVGVSKLLVTRALASMAGLDSKRVAQRLVGYTDLSNRPNAASYLKLIAPESADEHAQRGGQPYPFFLAHALSQPVDEFEALLGPASDWQVEWKWDGIRAQVVKRDGKLWVWSRGEELVTERFPEFDVLVHGLPDGTVIDGEIVVWKSTHPTTEDAFDPRSDEPPAVQPFALLQQRIGRKTLDKKILEEVPVVVLAYDLLEWQGEDWRNQPQVKRRAQLEEVIARCNSPVLLPSPVLNGEDWFDFGRQREASRKLGVEGMMLKARDSLYGVGRTKDMGVWWKWKVDPFSVDAVLIYAQRGHGRRASLYSDYTFAVWDGPPESSQRSLVPFAKAYSGLTDEEMRQVDSIVRKTTVEKFGPVSSVKPSLVFELGFEGIALSRRHKSGIAVRFPRMLRWRKDKTVEEADSLATLQDLLA, via the coding sequence ATGAAAGCCTTCGCCGAGTTATATGCCGAACTCGACGCCACCACGTCGAGCAACGCCAAGCTGGCGGCGATGCAGGCTTACTTCGCGCAGGCCGCGCCGGAAGATGCCGCGTGGGCGGTGTATTTCCTCTCCGGTGGTCGGCCTCGGCAACTGGTGCCGGTGCGCATCCTCCGCGAGTTGGCGGTCGAAGTCTCAGGACTGGAGCCATGGCTGTTCGAAGAAAGCTACCAAGCCGTCGGCGATCTGGCCGAGACCATTTCTCTGGTGCTGCCGGAAAATTCCCACAGCTCCGAGGCCGGTCTTGCCGAATGGATCGAAGACAAGCTGCTGCCACTTCGCGGTGAAACGCCGGAGTACCTGGCGCGCCAATTGCCAATGTTGTGGGCGCAACTGGACCGGCCGAGCCTGATGCTGTGCATCAAGCTGATCACCGGCAGTTTCCGCGTTGGCGTGTCGAAGTTGCTGGTCACCCGCGCCCTGGCGTCGATGGCCGGGCTCGACAGCAAACGCGTGGCTCAGCGTCTGGTCGGTTACACCGATCTGTCGAACCGGCCCAACGCCGCCAGCTATCTGAAACTGATCGCCCCGGAATCCGCCGACGAACACGCCCAGCGCGGCGGTCAGCCCTACCCGTTTTTTCTCGCCCACGCGTTGTCGCAACCGGTCGACGAATTCGAAGCCCTGCTTGGCCCGGCCAGCGACTGGCAGGTGGAATGGAAGTGGGATGGTATCCGCGCGCAAGTGGTCAAGCGCGATGGCAAGCTGTGGGTGTGGTCGCGCGGCGAGGAACTGGTGACCGAGCGCTTCCCCGAGTTCGATGTGCTGGTCCACGGCTTGCCCGACGGCACGGTGATAGACGGCGAGATCGTCGTGTGGAAGAGCACCCATCCGACTACTGAAGATGCCTTCGATCCGCGATCCGATGAGCCGCCGGCCGTTCAACCGTTCGCCCTGCTGCAACAACGCATCGGTCGCAAGACCCTCGACAAGAAGATTCTCGAAGAAGTGCCGGTGGTGGTGCTGGCCTACGACCTGTTGGAATGGCAGGGCGAAGACTGGCGCAACCAGCCGCAGGTCAAGCGCCGGGCGCAACTCGAAGAGGTGATCGCGCGCTGCAACAGCCCGGTACTGCTGCCCTCCCCGGTATTAAACGGCGAGGACTGGTTCGACTTTGGCCGCCAGCGCGAAGCGTCACGCAAACTCGGCGTCGAGGGCATGATGCTCAAGGCCCGCGATTCGCTGTATGGCGTCGGCCGGACCAAGGACATGGGCGTGTGGTGGAAGTGGAAGGTCGACCCGTTCAGCGTCGACGCGGTGCTGATTTATGCCCAGCGCGGACACGGCCGTCGCGCCAGTCTGTACAGCGATTACACCTTCGCCGTGTGGGACGGCCCGCCGGAATCCAGTCAACGCTCGCTGGTGCCGTTCGCCAAGGCGTATTCGGGGCTGACCGATGAAGAGATGCGTCAGGTCGACAGCATCGTGCGCAAGACCACCGTGGAGAAATTCGGCCCGGTCAGCAGCGTGAAACCGAGCCTGGTGTTCGAACTCGGCTTCGAAGGCATCGCCCTGTCGCGCCGGCACAAGAGCGGCATCGCCGTGCGTTTCCCGCGCATGCTGCGCTGGCGCAAGGACAAGACCGTCGAAGAAGCCGACAGCCTCGCTACCCTTCAGGATCTGTTGGCCTAA